From Candidatus Cloacimonadota bacterium, one genomic window encodes:
- a CDS encoding winged helix-turn-helix domain-containing protein, protein MLEALFCSITKEKVLLYILCRNEGYPREIAKFFGIPLNTVAKQLKKLETDNVLYAQMQGKTKIYRFNPRFPFLFELNNLLEKALTFYPQDLQKRLLYNRRRPRRSNKPL, encoded by the coding sequence ATGTTAGAAGCTTTGTTCTGTTCAATAACGAAAGAAAAAGTATTGTTATATATCTTATGTAGAAATGAAGGCTATCCCAGGGAGATAGCCAAGTTCTTTGGAATTCCACTCAATACTGTAGCTAAACAACTCAAGAAACTGGAAACAGACAATGTACTATATGCCCAAATGCAAGGTAAGACAAAGATTTACCGATTCAATCCACGTTTCCCGTTTCTGTTTGAGTTAAATAATCTCTTGGAAAAAGCATTAACTTTTTACCCACAAGATCTTCAGAAGCGACTACTATACAATAGACGCCGACCCCGCAGGAGTAATAAACCGCTATGA